The Mucilaginibacter gracilis genomic interval CGGGCAGTTGACCTGGACGAAATTACTTATCCGGCCCCCGTGCTGAAAGCCTGGAAGAACGCGGCAGAAGATAGGGCCTCCAAAGCGTTATTAAATGCTGAAAGTGAAATTCAAAAAGGATCGGAGACTTTGGTCGTGCTCGATATTGACCTGATGTTTACTGGTGAATGGATCGGTGCCAAAGGAGATGCCTGGACATTCATAGTTAAGGATTTCTTGTTTGGCAATTTGGAACGCCTGCGCAACTTTGGCAAAAATGAACTGCTGCCGATTCGCCGGTATGTGATCATTGAGTCGCAAAACGAGGGGCGGTTATTGCAGGAAGGATTTGATTGGCACGTTAATGCAAAAGGGCGTCATGAAATCACGGTAAAAGTTTACCCGGAGATAAGAAGGATATCGTTGGATGAGTTAGGGTCAGATATTGCAGGAACTTATGATGGTGATATCTTGATCGCGAACGGCGACTTTCAGTTGGTCAAAGGGGAACACCATGCTAAACAAATGATAGAACGCAACCTGGGCATGCCGTTTGGCAGTTGGGTTGTAAAACCGATGATGGGTTCTTATTTTCCGATGTATTACCGGACCTATAAGGATAACCTGCCATTACTGAACAGGCTTGCCCGGATAGAACTGATCCGCATGATGACCATACCTGCATCGCTATCGGAAACGGACATGGATGCGCCGCTAAATTTTATAAAAAGTATTACGGAAGTTTCCGTTATGGCACCGCACAAAGGCCTTGCGGGGATATTTGTATCACTTGTCTGGTCAGATGGCAACTCTTGGTCAGATACACTGTACGTAAATTATTCGCAGGAGCATATAGAACTTGATGAGGAAGACAAGGATATCTTGGACATGCTTAAACAAACTTTTGAACAGCCGTCCGTAGCACTTCTTCAGAAAGCCACCAATCTGTTCAAAGGCCGGGAGCTCCGGGTAAAGCGGGACAACCTGGCCATTCAACGTCTGTTTAACGAAACATTGCCTGCGATAATTGCTGCGGCACAACCGGCTTTGCAGCAAGTTATTTATCCCTTGTTTACTTCGTACGAAACCACCAATTCCATTGACAGGCGGCCATTTGCCTTTTATACTTCAGCTGATATTGAACTGGCAGTGATCAAAGGGAATGTTACCGAGATTGGTACCCATATCATTTTGCGTGGTTTTAAAAAAGCGGGGGTGGATGCTTTTGATGTGCATGGTGACCTGTATATCTTCTTTGATGACTATTACTTCGCATTCAAACCTTCCCATCATGGTACCACCTGGCATAAAAAATTATACGATACTGAACTCACTAACGAAGATATCCGTGCTATAGCTGCGCAGTGGGTAGAACATCTGGCCACACTCACCACCCGGCAAATCAAGGCTTTGCATTAACATTTAAAAGATTATTAAATTTAACGGATGAACCGAAATCCGCACTTACCTAAATCAAGTCGCCAGGAGACTTTAGAGACCATCTCGCGGAACAAGCTTGCGTTGTTGTTTGATCCGGAGCTTTTTGAACTGCGGCCGGAAAACCAGCGGGACAAGGGGATCGATCTTATCGGGGAGATCAAGCAAGACGGGATATACACTAATTTTCGTTTTGCTATTCAGGTTAAATCCACGGAATCGGTTAAAAAACTTCGGGACGGTTCCATTTCTTACCCAGTGGAGACCAGTAATCTTAATTACCTGTTAAACTTCGGCCTGCCGGCTTATTATATCCTTTATGATCTTCCGGGGGATAGCTTTTACATTGCTACAGTCGCCGAGGTGTACCATAGCCTTATGACTAAACATAAGCCCGGCTGCCTGCCAAAAAACTATACCATAAAATTTAAAAAAATACTGGATCGGACGCAACTCGACGCGATCTACAAAGAAACTTTTGAGAACGGTATTTTGCTGCAAAAACTGGGTACGCATCTGCGGGTACACCGTGACAGCGATCAGCCCGCAAGGGGCTTTGTCATCGATGAGCAGAGGGACGTTTACAGTGTAGAACAAAATATTGAATTTATCGAACAGGTGGGTTATGAGCTGCTTAACAGGCATGCATTTACGCAGATCATGGAAATTGAGCAACGCACCCAGCCAAGGGGAAAGGTCTCACCCACTTTTAACATGGTTTGCGGTTTAGCTTATTACCATGGGTCCAACCTGTTTAGAGCGGTCGAATTATTAAAATTGGCCCATAACGAATCTGACCAATTGCACCCGGAGGACAAAAGCATGCTGCGTCATACTTTGGCGCGGGTCCGCTATATGCTGGGATTGTTGAGTGAACCGGATTTCCGGAAGGAGACTGCGGAGATTGTTAAAAATGAAGGTGTCGGCACATTTCTCCAATTGGAAAACCTGTATAACCAGTTTATGCAAAACCGGGAATCCGAGCAGGGCGCACGGATCGGCAAATATTATGCAGGTGCCATGCAAATCATCGCTAAGCGCCCTGAGTTCCACGATATGCGCGTGGTGGCGTATGCAAAAATACTGAATCTTGAATCCACGTTACTGTTGCATGAACTGGCTAAAAATTCGCTGATGAGTATGGGGCGCAAAACCGACACGATACGCGACCAGTTAGAAACGGACTGGCTAAAGTTTGATGAGCAGTTTCTCAGCCAGCTCCAGCAGCTCTACGGATATGCTTTGAAACATCAAAACTTCTTGGCGTTAAGCAACCTGATCATGCAGAAGATAGACTGGGAATTTGCCAAAGTATATCATTTTTATGGTTTTAACAATTGGAACAAAGCGACCCTGATGATCGATGGTAAGGTCGCCGAAGAGGACGTTGCGCTGCTGCTGGATATGCTGACCGATCTGGATAAAGTTATTGGTACCTATGATCGCTTGCATCATCGCGAAAATCATTTCAATTGCCTGCGCTGCAAATACGAAATTCTCGATTTTTTGGGGCGACCGGAAGATGCAGAAGTATGTGTAGATGCCATGAAAGGGCTGATCGACGCTTACGAATTGAATGCCTTGCGCAAACGTTTGGATCAATTGCTGCAAGGCCAAATGAAGCACAGGACATTTTTATCTGACCTGGCGCAGAGAAAAGCAGGGATTGATCGCGTAGCCAGGGACAGCGGAATCTATGAGCAGCTGTACTGCGATTTGAACGAAGAAATGAACAGCCGTTTAAACCGGAAGCCGGAGTGGTCGATAACGGAATTATTGCCGCTAACCTATCCTGCTGATGACACTTCGGTAATTGTGTAAGGCCGGTTCGTTGACCGGCCAGGTTTTAACTTTTCAGTGTCTTGATTTTTTCGCTGAGCTCTTTCAGCCCGGCCTTTTTCAGGCATTCCTCCCCAAAGTTCTTTAATTCTTCGCGATCTTCCCCGGGGATCAACCCGGCCAGCCCGGAAGCATTGGCTTCGGTGCCGATGCCGTTTTCAATCAGGCTGTTTAATAATAAAATGGTCTTCCGGCTGACTTTCAGATCGATCTTTACGGCTTCGCTCATTCCGGGGCTGCACAATAAAGTTTCAAAGACCGTTCCTAACACACTGTTCGTTGCCATAATGCAAATATTTTAAAGGTTAATGAATGGCTCAAAGGTCGGTTGTTGTTTTGAAACGATCCTCATTAAAATATGGGGAGGATATGTTACCTGTATTGTGCTATCAAATTGACGCGACCAGGAGGCATTGCTTCAAATTCAAAAGCAATATCCGGATAGTAGTGCCTTACCATAACAAACCGAAATAAAAACAGCTCCGGCATATTCTTGATCAGATTATATTTCGTGAACAGGTGAGTATTCACGTCAGGCGAATCATAATGCGTCAATTCCCAGGCTCCACCCATGAAAGACAGCGAATTAAAAAACATAATGACTTGTTCGTAATTTGATATTTGTGCCCGCAATGTTTTCATGTAGGCATATTTTTGCTGATAAGTCATGCTGGGCTGTTCATCAACATATTTAACAGTTTGATATAAATGCCGGAAATAATGACCGAGTTTATATTGATGGCCGCCGTAATATTTAAAATATTTTTTGCTTTGAAATACCTTAATACCGTGACGATAAGTGTTTTTTTCGGATTCTTCAATTGCATAGTTTTTGGACAAGCCGATACTGCGCACAGCCTCGATAACTTCCGTCCAGCCTTCTTTTTTTATTAGCTCCCAGTATTTTTTCTTCTTTGATTTTGTCACCGGTCTCAGATGGACATAATTCAATACTTTAAGGAAGAAAGCTGACTGATAAGTCCTTGCCAGGTGCCTTGATAGCGTTTCGAAATCCGGCTCAGACAAGCCAAAAAACACGATGGTGTAAGAAATGTCGCATAGTGCCCAATTGGTTATATCAATGTTGCTGCGGTAAGTCAAAATGTTTTGTAACCGGTCCAAGCCTTCTTGCGTGTAAATTTGGTCATCGGTATGATCGTCGAAAATTGGATTAATCTCTTTCATGCAGCTTTCAACCTGATCATTAATGTATTTAAATACGCGTCGGCCGACGTATTTTTTTCGCTCATCAATCGGGTCATTATATTCCATCTCATTCACATTTTCCTTATGAAGTCTCAGCAATTCAAAAAAACGACTTTCAAAGCGTTCCTTCTCAAAAGATTTACGTTGGTCTTTGGTTCCTTTGCGTTGGTCTTTTAGTGTTAAATAGAGGAATAAAAATGCAGCCGCATTAATTATTGTACCGACAAAGCCCCCGATAAAATCACCGACGGCACCTGTCTCCGCAATTTTTAAATCACCTCCCCAAATCCAGTAATGGTTAAGGGCGATATTGACCAGGAAGTAAATAGTGGTAAGGGAACTGATGATGATTAAGACCCATGCGGTTATCAGTACAGGGTTATATTTTTTCTTTTGAGGTTGCGCGGCCATGGTTTAAGTTTTTTGCAAATTATCATTTAATACGTAATCGGTCAAAAATTAATATTGTCGAGATATCACATCCTCATTAAAATATGGGGAGGATAGGTATATGTGAATCGGCTGCTCTACTTTTGATCAGTAATTGTGAAAAAGATGAGTGGGATGGATTTTACAAACGAGGCGTTTTCGCTTTCCCGGCTGCGGGAACTGGACTTGGTTGCCTTGCTGGAAAGGCTGGGTTATGCGCCGGTGTCGCGCAGGAAAAATGATACGGATTACTGGTACCGCTCACCTTTGCGGGAGGAACGGACGGCAAGTTTTCACGTAGACCGGGTGAACAATGAATGGTATGATTTCGGACTGGCAGCGGGTGGTAATCCGCTGGACTTTCTGCTGCGTTTCCACAACTGTCCGGTTGGTGAATTACCGGGGCGGATAAATGTTTCTTTTTCCCCTCAGCAGCTCCCGTTACATGAGGTGGGCCTGCATGAAGGGCGGGCCGGTGCTGACAGCAAATTAGTGGTTCAGTCGGTGCGGCCGATCTATGCTTACCCGCTCAAAAATTACCTGCATGAAAGGTCTATACCGGTGGCGGTGGCAGATGCGTTTTGTTCTGAAGTTTCTTATGGCGTAGGCGGCCGGAATTACTACGGGATCGGCTTTCAGAATGATGCGGGCGGCTGGGAAATCCGTAACCGGAATTTTAAGCAGAGCAGCGCGCCGAAGGACATTACCTGCTTGCGTTCGGGCGCGGATTCGGTGCATGTTTTCGAGGGCTTTATGGACTTTCTTTCCTGGGTTGCTTTACACCCTTATACTGACCCGAAATCGCTGGACTTCGTGGTGCTGAACGGCGCGGGTTTGTTTGACCGTGCGCTGCCTTTTCTGGATGGACATCAGCGGGTTCATTTATGGCTCGACCGGGATGTGACGGGGCTGGCCTACCGGAATTATGCCTTGGGTTTGGGTCCGCGGTTTGTGGATGAAAGCGGCTGGTATGCGCAGTTTAAGGATCTGAACGATTGGCGTAGGCATAAGGGGGAAGTACAGAAACCTTCGGTTAGTTTACGCCCTGGTTTGCGAAATGCGGTTTGATTTGGCTGACTTGACTGGGTGTTCTGCCTTGTGTTGATGTCGTCGGGGTTTGCTTTTTCCCCTCACCGGGAGAAACCGGGAGAACGCCCGGTTTGCGTTCGGCCAGATGTACAGTTGTTTAACAACAACTGGATCTGGCCGCCCTATCCTCGGAACTCGGGGGCGGGTGAAACCTGTTTTTTTTAGGCTGTATTTAGTGTTCGATTGGTTTGGGAGGTGATGTGATGGAAGAGAAAGAACGTGCCGTTATTGCGGGTCGGAAGCGGATCGTCGGCTTGCGGCTGACGGCAGATGAATTTATTGAGCTGGAAAAAAGCTGGAAGAACAGCACGGTGAAAAAGCTGTCGGAATTTGTGCGGCGGGTGCTGTTCGGGAAGCGGATCACGGTTTATTCGCGAAACAAATCAACGGATGAGCTGCTGGAGGAACTGGTGGTTTTACGCCGTGAACTGCATGCGATCGGGGTCAATTTTAACCAGGCGGTGCACCGGCTGAATATGACGGATCACTCGCCCCAGATGCAGGCTTGGGTGGAGCGTTTCGGGCGTGATCGGGACCGTTATTTTGAGCTGTTCGAGGTGGTGAAATTGAAGATCAATTCGGTGAGTGAGCAATGGTTGCAGTAGTCCATACGCATAAAAGTTTGAGGGATTGCCTGAACTACAATGAGCGCAAGGTGCAGACGGGTCTGGCGGTCTGTTTAGAGGCCGGATTTTATCCGATGGATGCGGCCGATATGAACTTCCATCAGAAGCTGCGGAGACTGGAATTACTGACGGAATTGAACCAGCGGACGAAGGTGAATACGCTGCATGTTTCGCTGAATTTTCATCCCTCGGAAAAGCCTTCGGAAGACTTGCTGAAAGAGATCGCGGAGGTCTATCTGGAGAAAATCGGTTTTGGCGGGCAGCCTTATTTATTGTACCAGCATTTTGATGCAAGGCACCCGCATATTCACCTGCTGACGACCAATATTAAAGCGGATGGCAGCGCGATCAATATGCACAATATTGGACGAAACCAATCGAAGCAGGCGCGCCAGGAGATCGAATTGCGCTATGGTTTGGTGCAGGCGGGTAATGCAGAGCAGGATGCGGTGCTGCGGTTCAAGCCGGTAAATGTTGGGCGGGCTTTATATGGGCGGATGGAAACTAAAAAAGCGATGAACGGTATCATCAATGTGGTAACTGATCAGTACCGGTTTTCTTCCCTGGCGCAATTCAATGCGGTGCTGGGTTTATATAACCTGGTGGCGGATACGGGCTCGGAGGGTTCAAGGGTCAACAGGCATAAGGGGCTGGTGTTTCGTATGCTGGACGAACAGGGGAATAAGGTGGGTGTGCCGATCAAGGCAAGTGATTTTGCCAGTAAGCCTACGCTGAAAAATTTGCAGGTCCGGTTCGCGAAGAACGAGTCTTTGAAACTGGAGCGCAAGGCCCGGGTGGCCAATGCGGTGAATATGGCTTTGCTGAATGGCGCGGTGTCGCTCGAGGTGTTGAAAGAGCGTCTGCGGGAAAAAGGGATTGACCTGGTGATCCGGCAAAATGCGGAGGGTTTGATCTACGGTTTAACCTATGTGGATCACCAGCAAAAGATCGTGTTTAATGGCAGTGAGCTGGGCAAGGCATTTAGTGCCAAAGCCATTTTGGAACGCTGCAACAACGTGGTGGCCGGTGAGGGGAAAAAACAAAACGGCGAACGGGTCAAACGGGTGAGGCAGGCGGGTCGTGCAAAGACGGGGGAAACGCGTGAGTTTATACCGGATTTCGGGCGGGCTGCGGGATTGGATGGTGATGTTTCCCGGTTTGCGGAAGCGCTGTTGGTGGATGGGGATACGGCTGGCGGGATGGATCAGGAACTGAAGCGCACGCGGCGTAAAAAGAAGAAGCGGCTGCGGATTTCGCCGGGTTGATGGATTTGGTTTTGGAGATGGTTTTAAGGTGAGGAGGATAAGATGCAGACGGGGGAAAACGATCAGGCGATGCGCAAGATCCTCGATATGACGAGGCTGATCAGTATTGTGGTATTGCTGTTACATTTTTATAAGGAATGCTATGGCGCGTTTGTGGGCTGGGACCTGGTGTCGGGGATCACGGACAGGCTGCTGGCGAATGTGGTGAAGACGGGGCTGTTCAGCAGTTTTCTCAAGCCGAAGCTGGTGGCGCTGGGTTTTCTGGGGATCGCGCTGATCGGGGTGCGGGGAAAGAAGGATGAGAAGCAGACGTTGAAGACGGCTTTGCTGTATGTGCTGGCGGGGCTGGTTTTCTTCTTTTTGAGCGGGCTGGTTTTACTGGTGAGGGGAAAAATAATGGCCGTTGCGCTGTTGTATATGGGAGTGTGCGGTTTGGGATTCCTGCTGGTGCTGAGCGGTGGTACGATGTTATCGCGGATCATCCGGGATAAGTTGGCGGGGGATATTTTTAACCGTGACCAGGAGACCTTTCCGCAGGAGGAGCGGCTGCTGGAAAATGAGTTCTCGGTGAACCTGCCGGTGCGCTATGTGCTGAAGGGTAAGGTGCGCAATGGCTGGATCAATTTTATCAATTTGTTTCGGGCGCTTTTGGTGCTGGGTTCGCCGGGTTCGGGGAAGAGCTACTTTATTATCCGGCATGTGATCACGCAGCATATCCGCAAGGGTTTTGCGATGTTTGTTTATGATTTCAAGATGCCGGACCTGGCGGTGATCGCTTACAATACCTGGCTGAAATATAAGCACCTTTACCAGGTGGAACCGAAGTTCTACTCCATTAATTTTGATGATCTGTCAAGGAGCAGCCGCTGCAACCCTTTGGACCCTTCGGCGATGCTGGACCTGACAGATGCGGTGGAATCGGCGCGAACCATATTGCTGGGGTTGAACCGGGAATGGATCAAGCGGCAGGGGGACTTTTTCGTGGAATCGCCGATCAACTTTCTGACCGCGATCATCTGGTACCTGCGGAAGTATAATGATGGCGAATTCTGCACGCTGCCGCATGTGATCGAGCTGATGCAGGCGGACTATGACAGTTTGTTTACGCTGCTGAGCACGCAGAAGGAAATCGATGTGCTGATCAACCCGTTTATCAGCGCCTACAAGCGGGACGCGGTGGAGCAGCTGGAGGGGCAGATCGCATCGGCGAAGATCACGATGGCACGGATCGCTTCGCCGCAATTGTATTATGTCTTATCGGGTAATGAGTTTACGCTGGATATCAATAACCCGAACGAACCGAAGATCGTCTGCATGGGTAATAATCCGCAGAAAATACAGATCTATGGTGCGGTGTTGTCGCTGTTTACCAACCGGCTGCTGAAGATCATTAACCAGAAGGATAAGCTCAAATGCAGCCTCGTGTTTGACGAGTTCCCGACGCTGACGACGGATATTATACCGACGATCAGTACCGGGCGCAGCAATTTAATATCGACCTGTTTGGGTATCCAGGATGCCAGCCAATTGCGCAAGGATTACGGGCGGGAGCAGGCGGATGTGATTATGAATATTACCGGCAATATGGCCGTGGGACAGGTATCGGGCGATACGGCCAAATCCGTATCCGAAAAGATCGGGCGGATCATGCAGGACCGGGAAAGCCTGTCCATTAACAGTAACGATACTTCCATCAGCCGGTCTAAGCAGCTGGAGGCGGCGGTGCCGCCGTCGCGGATATCGGCTTTGAGTTCCGGCGAGTTTGTGGGGATGGTGGCGGATAACCCCGATTGTAAGATAGAGTTAAAGGCGTTTCACTGCGAGATCGTGAATGACCATGCGGCTTTGAAAAAGGAGATCGATGGGTACGTGGCTTTGCCGGAGGTGAGGAAGATCAGTGCGGCGATCGTAGAGCGGAATTATTTACAGATCAAACAGGATATCCGGGATATCATCGAACTGGAGATGGAACGGTTACTGAGCGATCCGGCGCTGGCGCATTTGGTGATCAGGAAAACATAATAGATATTTACAGTGTATTTTAACCGGAAAAAGCTTGCCCATTCGCAACAAATTTTGTATATTTAAGTTTAACAAGCAAGCATAAAAATAGTTAACACGGACGGCTATGACAGCATTGGAATCTGAAATTTTGGTACAGGAGCGCAAAGTTAACGCGGCCTTTAACGACCTGCGTGCTAAAAAATTTGAATTGGCTTTACCTTTCCTCATTTTGTCGGAAGACTTACCCGACGGGCAATCTTACCTGGAATATGCTGACGGGCGAATGGAACTTCAGGAAGTTTATGAAGTAGAAGGATCACTTAAATCAAAGCGGATTCGGGTATTGACAAAAGCCGAAGCGATCAACGTCAGGGTAAAAAATGGATTATTCTAAGCCGACACTTTTAGTCATTTCAGGCCCGAACGGCGCGGGAAAATCAACTTTTATACAATTTCTTTTGCCCGACGATTTTGAAGGGATCGTTTCTTTCGACAGGGATAAAACACGCACCCGCTTTGAGCAGGAATTACGCGACAAAAACATTCCAGAACAGGACATTCCGGGACAGGCGTTGCGGCTAATGGAAGCCCGGTTGGAGGAGGCAATGGATGAAGCCATTACCTTAAACAGGCATTTTGTTCTGGAGACTCCTTTATCCCATCCCGACTACTGGAAATATATTGATAAATTTGAAAATAAAGGCTACCAGATCCAGCTGAATTATCTCGGCTTGGACAAGATCAAGGATTGTAAATCGCGGGTCCAGCGTCGCGTGATAGAAGGCGGGCATGATGTCGACGCGAATACAATTAAGGGGGTCTTTGAAATGAATTTGAAATACATCAACGATTTCAGAAGTACCTTTGCGGAGATTTCTTTGTTTGACGGCATGAAGAAGCCGACCTTATTGGCACGTCTTGATGGACAAGCGGTTCTCGTTGCAGAGAAAGCAGCACTAAAGAAAGCCTGGATAAAAACAGGGATGCCGGAAATAGGCCTGTTAATACGTGATCACCTAAACAAAATGGATAAGTCGCAGAGGAAAACACTTAAGCCAAAAATATAATTCTGAATGATACCTTAGACAGCATGACTTTAATTAATATTCCATTTACAGAAAATATCGATAATCTTTTGGCTTATGGAAAAAAACAATCGAAAGATTATGAAGGTTCGTTTGAGGGAAATACTAGTAATGGGATTTTCGATTTTAAAGCCGTAGGAGGAAATTTCAAAGGTACCTATGTAGTTAAACCTAACTTAATTGAAATCACATTGGAGAAAAAGCCATTTTTAATTCCTGCTTTGGTTATTGAACAATTTTTAAAGATGCATATCAAATAATCCTGTGAGACGTGGAAAAACGTCCTATTTTTTGACTTGTTTTTTTAATTGTTTGAAGGTCACCTTGTCCAATAGCAACTGCCCTTCTTCGCGCTCATCGATAATTTGCTCAATATATTTCCTACCATCTTTACTATTTCCTAAGATGGAAATTATCTCTTTCATAATACCGGTTTTTCGTGCGACCTGTAAAAGCCCAGCCACAGGCCAGTCAGAGTTTATATATCGGTCTGTTAAGTCATGTCGCAGGGTTTTGCATTTGTCCCAATCAGGGAATACCCAATAGGCGATGGATTGAACCAGGTTACGATTATGCAGCAAAGTATCATAAACTACCGGGAAGGCAGCAGTAATTAAATTAGCAGGGTCCTTTTTGTCCTGATTATAAGCATAAATTAACATAGAAATAGCTGCTCTTGTTTGTTTTTCCAAATGCTTTGATAGTTTAAAAATACTGATCCAGCTTTCTTCAAGATCTGGGTTTAATACGCTTCCGGCCAGTTGCTCGCTTATAATATCAATGTGATCTGACAAACATTTTTTCAGTACGGGTCCGGAGGTATTTAATAACGCATAAATTATCTTCTCCAACAATTGATTGTCGACATCCCGGCTAAAAATTGCTCTGACAACGGTTGATGCATTTTCTTGATTCAATTTATCAAGAATTTTACTGATGTGATTTGAAACTTTGTTTTGGGCAAAACCCTTGTTTAATAAAACAATCAGTCTGTCAATATTTACAGAGTTAATAGCCAGCGCTGGAAGCTTGTTTATAATTGCTAATGCTGAATCTACATCGATATCGGCCAGCAATACAAGCTCCGCCACAATATTCCGGTGAATTTTTTTCTCAGTAACCAGGAATGCAAATAAGACATCAAAGTATTTGTTTTGTTTGGTTAGGTCTGCCAACGCATCATAATCTAACCCATTTATCACTTCAACAATAACTGACGTTTTTGATGGTGAAACTACAGTGGTATCAAAATAATAGTTACCTATTAAGGCAGGCTTAGCGCGAAGTAGGCTCACTAATAACTTATCACCTTTTTCTTGCCCATAATCAATAATTAATTTCAGTAAATATTGATACCCCTTGTAATAAAAAGTCGATTGCAGTAAAATGTCATCAAATTCCCGGAACCGGAACTGTGTATTTTTAGCTATAACAAGTAATATTCTCTGATATTGTTCAGTCGACGCTTTCTTTAATAATAGGGATGTAATATCCTTGTGCGCAGGCATTCTGACATACTGTAACAAATTGTTTTTGAGCCGCTGCAATTGTAGTTTGTTTGCGGTTGTAAAATATACTGTAATAGTATCCGTTAGCTGTTCTCTGCCTGATTCTATTAGCTTCATTGATTGTTTGGCTAATTCTCGGCTCTTCAAAAGCAATTGCAAACCAACTAATTTGTTGATTTTACTAAGAGCCGGTAGAGATTGAGGCATTGTTTCCGCAAGCCCATCACCAATAGCACGGAATAATATTACCGGCACTTGCTCAGAAGACGGATTGAAATTCGAAATAAAATCAATAGCTGCATTGGGATTTGCAATTGTCAAAGATCGACAGGTGGTAATGATTTTTAATAGCAGATCTCTATCTATGCGAAACCGTTTCTGTTTTATTAACAAGCCGGCATAGAATTTCCAGGCCTCATCGGGATTTAAAATTCGAAGTGCATTATCAACAGCGGGTTCAATAAAAGGCCTTAAATTTTTATATAATGCACCACCAATTTCCTTTTGTGAATTTACAATATCCAGTAACCCAAGTATCGCTATTGGAGATGATTCAAATTTTGCTTTGGACATCAATTCATCCCACAAAAGACTAAGTCTTAAAGTGCTCTCGTTCCCGCTATGTACAAAGTCAAAAACAGCAGTACTTTTGTCATAGAGAGAGGGTACATCGTTTTTAAATAGCTTATTAGTTAATTCTGATGT includes:
- the mobC gene encoding conjugal transfer protein MobC, whose protein sequence is MQTGENDQAMRKILDMTRLISIVVLLLHFYKECYGAFVGWDLVSGITDRLLANVVKTGLFSSFLKPKLVALGFLGIALIGVRGKKDEKQTLKTALLYVLAGLVFFFLSGLVLLVRGKIMAVALLYMGVCGLGFLLVLSGGTMLSRIIRDKLAGDIFNRDQETFPQEERLLENEFSVNLPVRYVLKGKVRNGWINFINLFRALLVLGSPGSGKSYFIIRHVITQHIRKGFAMFVYDFKMPDLAVIAYNTWLKYKHLYQVEPKFYSINFDDLSRSSRCNPLDPSAMLDLTDAVESARTILLGLNREWIKRQGDFFVESPINFLTAIIWYLRKYNDGEFCTLPHVIELMQADYDSLFTLLSTQKEIDVLINPFISAYKRDAVEQLEGQIASAKITMARIASPQLYYVLSGNEFTLDINNPNEPKIVCMGNNPQKIQIYGAVLSLFTNRLLKIINQKDKLKCSLVFDEFPTLTTDIIPTISTGRSNLISTCLGIQDASQLRKDYGREQADVIMNITGNMAVGQVSGDTAKSVSEKIGRIMQDRESLSINSNDTSISRSKQLEAAVPPSRISALSSGEFVGMVADNPDCKIELKAFHCEIVNDHAALKKEIDGYVALPEVRKISAAIVERNYLQIKQDIRDIIELEMERLLSDPALAHLVIRKT
- a CDS encoding DUF4365 domain-containing protein; this translates as MNRNPHLPKSSRQETLETISRNKLALLFDPELFELRPENQRDKGIDLIGEIKQDGIYTNFRFAIQVKSTESVKKLRDGSISYPVETSNLNYLLNFGLPAYYILYDLPGDSFYIATVAEVYHSLMTKHKPGCLPKNYTIKFKKILDRTQLDAIYKETFENGILLQKLGTHLRVHRDSDQPARGFVIDEQRDVYSVEQNIEFIEQVGYELLNRHAFTQIMEIEQRTQPRGKVSPTFNMVCGLAYYHGSNLFRAVELLKLAHNESDQLHPEDKSMLRHTLARVRYMLGLLSEPDFRKETAEIVKNEGVGTFLQLENLYNQFMQNRESEQGARIGKYYAGAMQIIAKRPEFHDMRVVAYAKILNLESTLLLHELAKNSLMSMGRKTDTIRDQLETDWLKFDEQFLSQLQQLYGYALKHQNFLALSNLIMQKIDWEFAKVYHFYGFNNWNKATLMIDGKVAEEDVALLLDMLTDLDKVIGTYDRLHHRENHFNCLRCKYEILDFLGRPEDAEVCVDAMKGLIDAYELNALRKRLDQLLQGQMKHRTFLSDLAQRKAGIDRVARDSGIYEQLYCDLNEEMNSRLNRKPEWSITELLPLTYPADDTSVIV
- a CDS encoding putative phage abortive infection protein; this encodes MAAQPQKKKYNPVLITAWVLIIISSLTTIYFLVNIALNHYWIWGGDLKIAETGAVGDFIGGFVGTIINAAAFLFLYLTLKDQRKGTKDQRKSFEKERFESRFFELLRLHKENVNEMEYNDPIDERKKYVGRRVFKYINDQVESCMKEINPIFDDHTDDQIYTQEGLDRLQNILTYRSNIDITNWALCDISYTIVFFGLSEPDFETLSRHLARTYQSAFFLKVLNYVHLRPVTKSKKKKYWELIKKEGWTEVIEAVRSIGLSKNYAIEESEKNTYRHGIKVFQSKKYFKYYGGHQYKLGHYFRHLYQTVKYVDEQPSMTYQQKYAYMKTLRAQISNYEQVIMFFNSLSFMGGAWELTHYDSPDVNTHLFTKYNLIKNMPELFLFRFVMVRHYYPDIAFEFEAMPPGRVNLIAQYR
- a CDS encoding relaxase/mobilization nuclease domain-containing protein, producing the protein MVAVVHTHKSLRDCLNYNERKVQTGLAVCLEAGFYPMDAADMNFHQKLRRLELLTELNQRTKVNTLHVSLNFHPSEKPSEDLLKEIAEVYLEKIGFGGQPYLLYQHFDARHPHIHLLTTNIKADGSAINMHNIGRNQSKQARQEIELRYGLVQAGNAEQDAVLRFKPVNVGRALYGRMETKKAMNGIINVVTDQYRFSSLAQFNAVLGLYNLVADTGSEGSRVNRHKGLVFRMLDEQGNKVGVPIKASDFASKPTLKNLQVRFAKNESLKLERKARVANAVNMALLNGAVSLEVLKERLREKGIDLVIRQNAEGLIYGLTYVDHQQKIVFNGSELGKAFSAKAILERCNNVVAGEGKKQNGERVKRVRQAGRAKTGETREFIPDFGRAAGLDGDVSRFAEALLVDGDTAGGMDQELKRTRRKKKKRLRISPG
- a CDS encoding CHC2 zinc finger domain-containing protein, translating into MSGMDFTNEAFSLSRLRELDLVALLERLGYAPVSRRKNDTDYWYRSPLREERTASFHVDRVNNEWYDFGLAAGGNPLDFLLRFHNCPVGELPGRINVSFSPQQLPLHEVGLHEGRAGADSKLVVQSVRPIYAYPLKNYLHERSIPVAVADAFCSEVSYGVGGRNYYGIGFQNDAGGWEIRNRNFKQSSAPKDITCLRSGADSVHVFEGFMDFLSWVALHPYTDPKSLDFVVLNGAGLFDRALPFLDGHQRVHLWLDRDVTGLAYRNYALGLGPRFVDESGWYAQFKDLNDWRRHKGEVQKPSVSLRPGLRNAV
- a CDS encoding plasmid mobilization protein, which codes for MEEKERAVIAGRKRIVGLRLTADEFIELEKSWKNSTVKKLSEFVRRVLFGKRITVYSRNKSTDELLEELVVLRRELHAIGVNFNQAVHRLNMTDHSPQMQAWVERFGRDRDRYFELFEVVKLKINSVSEQWLQ